In one Natronosalvus amylolyticus genomic region, the following are encoded:
- a CDS encoding PAS domain S-box protein — MVSVDDRCRVSRETTSLVYVDTETNRAVETGERLEADLDVVVEAATDVNTVLSILEEHEFECLITTEKSSDGDGLSLVRAVRRRFPQLPIIFAPLEGSETLASEAIEAGVSAYVPSTTTLDGTESGSRLETLSAKVSTVLDQYAEDRFRDVDAMHDVAIEFETCNTEEGAYQLAVDAMVHVLESDASALYIERDGLLWPSAVSGDIAEESEPYGLDEGVVGRTYQHHESSIANNIEHDHGEEAKPIDDTIRAGISIPVGTIGVLQAVSSTPGAFSERDMTLAELLAAHVSAAISRIRSERAVRRERDRFAALFENVPDGVVFTGEVGNNTIVDVNPAFESMFGFDREALLGNSLDSMIVPDDDDPVDIYETAGLDSLITREVTRLTANGPREFLGHGFAIELEDTIHEYAIYTDITERKQRERELEQYHTLVETVGDPMYILGPEGTIDVVNDAMVDALGVSRRDVVGQHVSQFLPEESVEEAIKTLSEILTDDEQEWGTFELEFMTADSEPRVVEANVAPITDDGEMVGSVGVFRDIGDRKRRERRIRALHDGTRQLMAAADAEEVAHVGCSIATEVLDYKINGVHWYDEERDALVPVAVSEHVSDVLGEPPVINRNEGLAWDAFEAGEPMAHGDVRFRDGVRNPETSVKSEAHLPLGEYGVLVVASTERNDFDRESLALANILAANIEAAMERAEREGELEARRAELERQNNRLESFAGTVSHDLRNPITLATGHLELALEAADDPIEGHLEEVDWALGRMNDLIDDVLALARSGKELSETEAVDLKSVTTEAARTVDPDLAVSIDDSLPTIQADRNRLLVLFENLFRNSIEHGGEAVTVTVGPTSDGFYVADDGPGIPENEREKVLESGYTTHPEGTGFGLAIVSEVVDAHDWSISIANSDAGGARFDIDVEGRHSDRRAGDD, encoded by the coding sequence ATGGTCAGTGTCGATGACCGATGCAGGGTATCCCGTGAAACGACCAGCCTCGTCTACGTCGACACTGAGACGAACCGCGCCGTTGAGACGGGTGAACGGCTGGAAGCCGACCTCGATGTCGTCGTCGAAGCCGCGACCGATGTGAATACGGTGCTGTCTATTCTCGAGGAACACGAATTCGAGTGCCTGATAACGACAGAGAAATCCTCCGATGGTGATGGTCTCTCGCTCGTTCGAGCCGTCCGCCGTCGCTTCCCACAGTTACCGATCATTTTTGCCCCACTCGAGGGAAGTGAAACACTGGCGAGTGAGGCAATCGAGGCGGGGGTTAGTGCCTACGTTCCGTCAACAACTACACTCGACGGTACGGAATCGGGAAGCCGACTCGAGACCCTCTCTGCAAAAGTTTCGACGGTTCTCGATCAGTACGCAGAAGACCGATTTCGAGACGTCGACGCGATGCACGACGTCGCCATCGAATTCGAAACCTGCAACACCGAAGAGGGGGCGTATCAACTGGCAGTCGACGCCATGGTGCACGTCCTCGAGAGTGATGCAAGTGCCCTGTACATCGAACGAGACGGGCTGTTGTGGCCGTCTGCAGTCTCCGGCGACATTGCCGAGGAGTCCGAACCCTATGGACTCGACGAAGGCGTGGTCGGTCGGACGTATCAACACCACGAGTCTTCCATCGCCAATAACATCGAACACGACCACGGCGAGGAAGCGAAACCGATAGACGACACCATTCGGGCCGGCATCAGCATTCCAGTTGGCACCATCGGCGTCTTACAGGCAGTCTCCTCTACGCCGGGGGCGTTTAGCGAGCGCGATATGACGCTCGCCGAACTGCTCGCCGCCCACGTCTCCGCCGCCATCTCGCGGATTCGATCCGAACGAGCGGTTCGCCGTGAGCGAGACCGTTTCGCCGCACTATTCGAGAACGTACCCGACGGCGTGGTATTTACCGGAGAGGTTGGCAATAATACCATCGTCGATGTCAACCCGGCGTTCGAATCCATGTTCGGCTTCGACCGAGAGGCCTTACTCGGTAACTCACTCGATTCGATGATCGTTCCGGACGACGACGACCCCGTCGATATCTACGAAACTGCAGGTCTCGATTCGCTCATCACTCGAGAAGTAACGAGGCTCACGGCAAACGGGCCTCGAGAATTCCTCGGCCACGGGTTTGCAATCGAACTCGAGGACACCATCCACGAGTACGCCATATATACTGACATTACCGAACGAAAACAACGGGAGCGTGAGCTCGAACAGTATCATACGCTCGTCGAAACGGTTGGTGACCCGATGTATATTCTCGGTCCCGAGGGGACCATCGATGTCGTGAACGATGCTATGGTGGATGCACTCGGCGTCAGTCGGCGAGACGTGGTCGGACAGCACGTCTCACAGTTCTTGCCGGAGGAGTCTGTCGAAGAAGCGATCAAAACCCTCTCCGAGATTCTGACAGACGACGAGCAAGAATGGGGAACCTTCGAGCTCGAGTTCATGACCGCTGACAGCGAACCCCGGGTCGTCGAGGCGAACGTCGCCCCGATCACCGACGATGGTGAGATGGTTGGCAGTGTGGGCGTGTTTCGGGATATCGGCGACAGAAAACGACGCGAACGCCGTATCCGTGCCCTTCACGATGGAACGCGACAATTGATGGCTGCAGCGGACGCCGAAGAAGTGGCCCACGTTGGCTGTTCGATCGCGACCGAAGTACTCGATTACAAAATAAACGGCGTTCACTGGTACGACGAAGAACGTGACGCGCTCGTTCCGGTTGCCGTCTCAGAACACGTAAGCGACGTGCTCGGTGAGCCACCGGTCATCAATCGGAACGAAGGGCTCGCCTGGGACGCCTTCGAAGCAGGTGAACCGATGGCTCACGGCGACGTTCGATTCCGTGACGGCGTACGCAACCCGGAGACCTCGGTCAAGAGCGAGGCACACTTGCCACTCGGAGAGTATGGTGTCCTCGTCGTGGCGTCCACCGAACGCAACGACTTCGACCGTGAATCACTGGCCCTCGCAAATATTCTCGCCGCAAACATCGAAGCCGCAATGGAGCGAGCCGAACGCGAAGGCGAACTCGAGGCTCGTCGGGCCGAACTTGAGCGACAGAACAACCGCCTCGAATCGTTCGCCGGAACGGTCTCACACGATCTCAGGAACCCGATAACGCTCGCCACGGGACACCTCGAGCTAGCCCTCGAGGCGGCCGACGACCCCATCGAAGGACACCTCGAGGAAGTCGACTGGGCGCTCGGTCGGATGAACGACCTGATCGACGACGTGCTCGCGCTGGCCAGAAGCGGAAAGGAGTTGTCCGAGACCGAAGCGGTCGATCTGAAATCGGTGACAACCGAAGCCGCGCGGACGGTCGATCCGGACCTTGCCGTGTCGATCGATGACTCGTTACCAACGATACAGGCCGATAGAAACCGGCTGCTCGTCCTGTTCGAAAACCTGTTCCGAAACAGTATCGAACACGGCGGCGAGGCGGTCACGGTTACTGTCGGTCCCACCTCCGATGGGTTTTACGTGGCTGACGATGGACCCGGCATTCCCGAAAACGAACGCGAAAAGGTCCTCGAGTCCGGCTATACGACCCATCCAGAAGGAACCGGCTTTGGGCTCGCCATCGTTTCTGAAGTCGTCGACGCACACGACTGGTCGATTTCGATTGCGAACAGCGACGCCGGCGGTGCCCGGTTCGATATCGACGTCGAAGGGCGTCACTCGGATCGACGAGCCGGTGACGACTGA
- a CDS encoding DUF5815 family protein, translating into MAEPRVPGGDTTRLELPCGETLDPHDIDLGMREYSCTCGERHAVVTDVHPPSRFVPESLVSILRETVETADDFDEFGTPHIMGIVMEEFPDDVVVHDAAEDGAVGYTLLWVTDFRARRVHVIIVELLVELMEHAVSHAEDDTTTSEFEQQMREFDVEAFVDQYRDMRDFSDEFDTPV; encoded by the coding sequence ATGGCCGAACCCCGCGTCCCAGGTGGCGATACCACCCGTCTCGAGTTGCCCTGTGGAGAGACGCTCGACCCACACGATATCGACCTGGGGATGCGCGAGTACAGTTGCACCTGTGGCGAACGACACGCCGTGGTGACAGACGTCCATCCACCGTCTCGATTCGTCCCGGAGTCCCTCGTTTCGATCTTGCGAGAGACCGTCGAGACAGCAGACGACTTCGACGAGTTCGGCACGCCACACATCATGGGCATCGTCATGGAAGAATTCCCCGACGACGTCGTCGTTCACGACGCTGCAGAAGATGGGGCAGTCGGCTACACCTTGTTGTGGGTCACCGACTTTCGAGCCCGACGAGTACACGTCATCATCGTCGAGTTGCTCGTCGAGTTGATGGAGCATGCGGTGAGCCACGCCGAAGACGACACCACGACTTCGGAGTTCGAACAACAGATGCGGGAGTTCGACGTCGAGGCATTCGTCGACCAGTATCGCGACATGCGTGATTTCTCAGACGAGTTCGACACCCCGGTCTAG
- a CDS encoding DUF7124 domain-containing protein, with amino-acid sequence MNGGSDMTLAFELEALKALASPEAVFDDARGWSKYVGVVSEEPTYVVTNFTRKNRVRQDFFSGPRGKAESLESVKGQFDTERHVFVGVDEDDEALADEVDWEFLHVEDAAEAAEWTLTEESSAGERADEDVRDDWP; translated from the coding sequence ATGAACGGCGGCAGCGATATGACACTCGCGTTCGAACTCGAGGCCCTGAAAGCACTCGCTTCCCCCGAAGCGGTGTTCGACGATGCACGTGGCTGGAGCAAATACGTCGGCGTCGTTTCCGAGGAACCGACGTACGTCGTCACGAACTTCACGCGAAAGAATCGGGTTCGACAGGATTTCTTCTCGGGACCGCGGGGCAAAGCCGAAAGCCTCGAGAGCGTCAAAGGCCAGTTCGACACCGAGCGCCACGTATTCGTGGGCGTCGACGAAGACGACGAAGCGCTGGCGGATGAAGTCGACTGGGAATTCTTGCACGTCGAAGATGCGGCCGAAGCCGCCGAGTGGACCCTCACGGAGGAGTCAAGCGCAGGGGAGAGAGCAGACGAAGACGTCCGAGACGACTGGCCATAG
- a CDS encoding NAD(P)/FAD-dependent oxidoreductase gives MTEYVIIGDGISGSSAAETLREEDPESSITVITDEGEPLYNRILIKEHAKGKLPEAPISIHDEEWYEERDIELSLNTHVVTVDTDEHIVRTHEKDDIPYDKLLIATGGTPTQLPVENSDAEGIHHFWTFQDARKIRESAEAADDAVIVGAGLLGIDFAAVCGSQDVDGKYIMRGDRWWRYALSADGAEIMHEGMRDVGVEPVFDSGVSEFEVDDEGHVEAAIDANGEHYPCDFAGVAIGLTFNTEFLRDTDIEQDNGIVVDEFMQTNVEDVYAAGDLTRFYDVLVGDQAQNGSWGSAKEQGRVAGTNMAADDEAEAFEWVSSYSITHFDFPFLSFGHPTIGDDHAERRYSDTEWRRIAFKDGKVVGGVLIGDLSAQSKLKQLMREQRVVADQADVLLEKQVDLDNLAPTQGQ, from the coding sequence ATGACCGAGTACGTCATCATCGGGGACGGTATCTCTGGCAGCTCGGCTGCAGAGACACTTCGGGAGGAGGACCCGGAGTCTTCGATAACCGTCATTACCGATGAGGGTGAGCCACTGTACAATCGCATTCTGATCAAAGAACACGCAAAGGGCAAACTGCCGGAGGCGCCGATCTCGATCCACGACGAGGAGTGGTACGAAGAGCGCGATATCGAGCTTTCATTGAACACTCACGTCGTGACCGTCGATACGGACGAACACATCGTTCGGACCCACGAAAAAGACGACATCCCCTACGACAAACTCCTGATCGCGACGGGTGGGACGCCGACGCAGTTGCCCGTCGAGAACAGTGACGCCGAGGGCATTCACCACTTCTGGACGTTCCAGGATGCCCGCAAAATCCGCGAGAGCGCCGAAGCAGCCGATGACGCCGTTATCGTCGGTGCCGGACTGCTCGGCATCGATTTCGCTGCCGTCTGTGGCTCCCAGGACGTCGACGGCAAATACATCATGCGCGGTGACCGCTGGTGGCGCTATGCACTCTCTGCCGACGGTGCCGAAATTATGCACGAAGGGATGCGTGACGTCGGCGTCGAACCGGTTTTCGACAGCGGCGTCAGCGAGTTCGAAGTCGACGACGAAGGCCACGTCGAGGCGGCTATCGACGCCAACGGAGAGCACTATCCGTGTGACTTTGCCGGCGTCGCTATCGGGTTGACGTTCAACACAGAGTTCCTTCGGGATACCGACATCGAACAGGACAACGGCATCGTCGTCGACGAGTTCATGCAAACGAACGTCGAGGACGTGTACGCAGCCGGCGATCTCACCCGGTTTTACGACGTTCTGGTTGGTGACCAGGCCCAGAACGGATCGTGGGGCTCGGCCAAAGAACAGGGTCGTGTCGCGGGCACCAACATGGCTGCAGACGACGAAGCGGAAGCCTTCGAATGGGTCTCCTCGTACTCGATCACACACTTTGACTTCCCATTCCTCTCGTTTGGTCACCCGACCATCGGTGACGACCACGCAGAACGGCGGTACTCCGATACCGAGTGGCGGCGTATCGCGTTCAAAGACGGCAAAGTGGTCGGCGGCGTCCTCATCGGTGACCTGTCTGCCCAGAGTAAACTCAAGCAACTGATGCGCGAGCAACGCGTCGTCGCCGATCAGGCGGACGTCCTCCTCGAGAAACAGGTCGATCTCGACAATCTCGCGCCGACCCAGGGACAGTAA
- a CDS encoding DUF6149 family protein: MKLRQNARHFASRKALETPVIRSVAVSGLVRLHTSVFSKKADPEHAEERKDHLDGLFEATMDTYLEALRAGYSEAEAREITHIQANFDFYNHGWTEMMEFPADELEAHYDRYHDFFDTWGITIAEPLGEFKPDGGLPFAPSTPEKLENPVHPHAEGGFADDAYVEGPDGELIVGGQDEPEDVDVSKAVGVNEGDLEDE, encoded by the coding sequence ATGAAGCTCCGCCAAAACGCACGCCATTTCGCCTCGAGAAAAGCCCTCGAGACGCCAGTTATCCGATCAGTTGCCGTGTCCGGACTCGTCCGCCTCCATACGTCGGTTTTCTCGAAAAAGGCCGATCCGGAACACGCCGAAGAACGAAAAGACCACCTCGATGGGCTGTTCGAAGCGACGATGGACACCTACCTCGAGGCACTCCGGGCGGGGTACTCAGAGGCCGAAGCGCGTGAGATCACCCACATTCAGGCGAACTTCGACTTCTACAACCACGGCTGGACCGAAATGATGGAGTTCCCAGCCGACGAACTCGAGGCGCACTACGATCGCTATCATGACTTTTTCGACACCTGGGGAATCACCATCGCCGAACCCCTCGGTGAGTTCAAACCGGACGGCGGCCTGCCGTTTGCACCCTCGACGCCCGAGAAACTCGAGAATCCCGTCCACCCACACGCAGAAGGCGGCTTCGCCGACGACGCGTACGTCGAAGGTCCCGACGGCGAGTTGATCGTTGGCGGTCAGGACGAACCCGAAGACGTCGACGTCTCGAAAGCCGTCGGCGTCAACGAGGGCGACCTCGAGGACGAGTAA
- a CDS encoding RNA-guided endonuclease InsQ/TnpB family protein, with protein sequence MMYSPRYRLLPTTEQREAMDWQRNTVRQLYNHALNEFAQIPEDAGTLRQRVWMVRDTLPAMKEWWTDLKQVYSTVLQKAVERIRDNIQNLGKLKAKGYDVGSLNWKKPREYRSFTYRQSGFELDKKSGPTGRGLLTLKKLKGETREIPIRLHRDLPDHEQIKEVTLKKEPTGAWYVSFCIKTKEPEKPDAEGIDAENTVGLDLGVLHFIHDSDGRSIGRLDLSADRERLEREQRSLSRKEYESNNWERQRRRVAEIHARMSNMKRDYKHKLAHFYTTEYDAVIVENLNVKGMLESQENARNKAEVGWRDFITILEHHGDKNGCHVVSVNPRGTTKECASCGMETRKPLWVREHSCPTCGFELDRDWNAALNVLSRGLSKLGVVHSEETSVETATAVSTDGGEYSSIVVDASRVTEAGSPALKEATRSVAE encoded by the coding sequence ATGATGTACAGTCCCCGCTACCGCTTGCTCCCCACCACGGAGCAACGCGAAGCGATGGACTGGCAACGAAACACCGTGCGACAACTGTACAACCACGCTCTCAACGAGTTTGCCCAGATACCCGAAGACGCGGGCACGCTCCGCCAGCGTGTCTGGATGGTCAGAGACACGCTCCCCGCGATGAAAGAATGGTGGACAGACCTGAAACAGGTCTACTCCACTGTTCTCCAGAAGGCTGTTGAGCGTATCCGCGACAACATCCAGAACCTCGGAAAGCTCAAAGCCAAAGGATACGACGTGGGGTCGTTGAACTGGAAGAAACCGCGAGAGTACAGGAGTTTCACGTACCGACAATCAGGCTTCGAACTCGACAAGAAGAGTGGCCCGACTGGTCGCGGACTCCTCACACTCAAGAAACTCAAGGGAGAAACCCGCGAGATTCCAATCCGTCTCCATCGTGACCTTCCAGACCACGAGCAAATCAAAGAAGTCACGCTCAAGAAAGAACCCACGGGGGCGTGGTACGTCTCATTCTGTATCAAGACCAAAGAACCCGAGAAACCGGATGCTGAAGGCATCGACGCCGAGAATACTGTGGGACTCGACCTCGGCGTACTTCACTTCATTCACGACTCTGACGGACGTTCGATAGGACGACTTGACCTCTCGGCTGACCGAGAACGGCTCGAACGCGAGCAACGCTCGCTCTCCCGCAAGGAGTACGAGTCCAACAACTGGGAGAGACAACGGCGTCGCGTTGCGGAGATCCACGCGCGAATGTCGAACATGAAACGCGATTACAAACACAAGCTCGCACACTTCTACACCACTGAGTACGATGCCGTGATCGTCGAGAACCTCAACGTCAAGGGGATGCTCGAATCTCAGGAGAATGCGCGGAACAAGGCCGAAGTTGGCTGGCGAGACTTTATCACCATCCTCGAACACCACGGCGACAAGAACGGATGTCACGTCGTGTCCGTTAATCCTCGTGGGACGACTAAGGAATGCGCGTCGTGCGGCATGGAGACGCGGAAACCGTTGTGGGTTCGTGAACATTCGTGCCCGACGTGTGGGTTCGAACTCGATAGGGATTGGAATGCGGCTCTGAACGTCCTCTCACGAGGACTCTCGAAACTAGGAGTGGTTCACTCCGAAGAAACGTCTGTGGAGACTGCGACCGCTGTGTCTACTGACGGTGGCGAGTATTCGTCCATCGTTGTAGATGCAAGTCGCGTCACAGAAGCAGGAAGCCCCGCCCTCAAGGAAGCAACGCGAAGCGTTGCTGAGTAG
- a CDS encoding MFS transporter has product MSLNSNDRSIAGFTMAGHALVHWFETAIPIFLVVWLAEFDVSVVLIGLIVALGYAPFGLGALPGGILADRYGPKRLIVLCLAGMSLAFGVLAAASLLESIYAIAVGLLLWGIAASIYHPAGLALISTGVEERGTVFAWHGIAGNVGIALGPFVAATLLIFLEWPVVAALLAIPGILAVVYGLAAQFDSTAAVADDVDAGPDEALSLSDLVTNSRALFASAFAIVFVIVTFEGLFYRGVLTYLPEIMHGLPAIEGLVVPDALEAYDIEPEFYIYVGLLVVGMGGQYAGGKLTDTIPAARGLAGMFAILAVLALAFVPVSNLGLGPLLILCAVLGFFLFAIQPFYQNAVAVYTPPDTRGLSYGYTYLGEFGLGAASIAIGGFVLGELSVTAFFVVISSFALAGSALSVALALGLDRMFDRFETEPAAEAEAEA; this is encoded by the coding sequence ATGTCACTCAATTCGAACGATCGATCGATTGCCGGCTTCACGATGGCCGGGCACGCGCTGGTTCACTGGTTCGAAACCGCAATCCCCATCTTTCTGGTCGTCTGGTTGGCCGAGTTCGACGTCTCGGTCGTTCTGATCGGCCTCATCGTTGCGCTCGGCTATGCCCCGTTCGGTCTCGGCGCCCTTCCGGGCGGCATCCTTGCCGACCGATACGGGCCGAAACGACTCATCGTCCTCTGTCTCGCCGGGATGAGCCTCGCTTTCGGGGTGCTTGCCGCCGCTTCCCTGCTCGAGTCGATTTACGCCATCGCCGTCGGGTTGCTTCTGTGGGGAATCGCCGCCAGTATCTACCATCCCGCCGGTCTCGCCCTGATCAGTACGGGCGTCGAAGAGCGGGGCACTGTCTTCGCCTGGCACGGCATCGCCGGCAACGTCGGCATCGCGCTCGGTCCCTTCGTCGCCGCGACGCTGTTGATTTTCCTCGAGTGGCCCGTCGTCGCCGCCTTGCTCGCGATTCCCGGCATACTGGCCGTCGTATACGGATTGGCGGCCCAGTTCGATTCGACCGCAGCGGTCGCAGACGATGTCGACGCCGGTCCTGACGAGGCGCTCTCGCTCTCGGATCTCGTCACGAATTCCCGGGCTCTCTTCGCCAGCGCCTTCGCCATCGTGTTCGTCATCGTCACCTTCGAAGGCCTGTTCTACCGTGGTGTGCTCACCTACCTTCCCGAGATCATGCACGGGCTACCTGCTATCGAGGGACTGGTCGTTCCGGACGCCCTCGAGGCCTACGATATCGAGCCAGAGTTCTACATTTACGTCGGCTTGCTCGTCGTCGGTATGGGTGGACAGTACGCTGGCGGGAAACTGACCGATACGATCCCGGCTGCCCGTGGACTGGCTGGCATGTTCGCCATCCTTGCCGTACTCGCGTTAGCGTTCGTTCCCGTCTCCAATCTCGGACTGGGTCCGCTGCTCATCCTCTGTGCTGTACTGGGATTTTTCCTATTTGCGATTCAACCGTTCTATCAGAACGCAGTCGCCGTCTACACCCCGCCTGATACGCGCGGGCTCTCTTACGGCTACACCTACCTCGGCGAGTTCGGACTCGGTGCCGCCAGCATCGCCATCGGTGGCTTCGTCCTCGGGGAGTTGAGCGTGACCGCTTTCTTCGTCGTTATCTCGAGTTTCGCCCTCGCCGGTAGCGCGTTGTCGGTCGCGCTGGCACTCGGCCTCGACCGTATGTTCGACCGCTTCGAGACGGAACCGGCAGCCGAAGCCGAGGCCGAGGCCTAA
- a CDS encoding 8-oxo-dGTP diphosphatase has protein sequence MIESTLCFVLEDEQVLLIEKRRGLGEGWYNGPGGKLENGETPRECAVREVKEEVGLEVPLESVEKAGHLTFTLDGEDHIETHVFRTWEYAGTPQTTPEAYPEWVPFEDVPYDQMWDDDRYWLPEVLEGDTVEATFEFEGGAPLDEADLVAQDLEFGVDFEV, from the coding sequence ATGATCGAATCCACGCTCTGTTTCGTCCTCGAGGACGAACAGGTCCTGTTGATCGAAAAGCGTCGTGGCCTGGGTGAAGGGTGGTACAACGGTCCCGGCGGTAAACTCGAGAACGGCGAGACGCCTCGCGAGTGCGCCGTGCGAGAAGTTAAAGAGGAAGTCGGACTCGAGGTCCCACTCGAGAGTGTAGAAAAAGCGGGGCACCTGACGTTCACGCTCGACGGCGAGGATCACATCGAGACCCACGTGTTTCGCACGTGGGAGTACGCCGGAACACCGCAAACGACACCCGAGGCGTACCCCGAGTGGGTCCCGTTCGAAGACGTTCCCTACGACCAGATGTGGGACGATGACAGATACTGGCTCCCAGAGGTTCTCGAGGGAGATACCGTCGAAGCCACGTTCGAATTCGAAGGGGGTGCACCGCTGGACGAAGCAGATCTCGTCGCACAGGACCTCGAGTTTGGAGTCGATTTCGAGGTGTAA
- a CDS encoding quinone oxidoreductase family protein: protein MDAIEVGSYGDSDVLEVVERDIPEPGPGEVRIEVEAAGINFADIMQRRGLYPGGPEPAYVPGMEAAGTVHATGDGVGLSEGDRVVGMLNGGGYAEYVTANAQMLLPIPDGMSFEEAAGFPVQFLTAHSCLFEWGGLEEGESVLIQAAAGGVGTAAVQLASRAGATVFGTASTEQKLELAADLGCDHPIQYTETDFRDVVDAETDGVGVDLVLESVGDDVFDHSLDALAHFGRLVTYGVASGVPASAQNQRLLFENKSVIGFHLGQASRHDPNRIMKAIPDLTQGLSDGELEVIVGETFALEEAAEAHQFIEDRKSTGKVVLVP from the coding sequence ATGGACGCAATCGAAGTCGGCTCCTACGGTGATAGCGACGTGCTCGAGGTCGTCGAACGCGATATTCCAGAGCCCGGACCTGGGGAAGTGCGTATCGAGGTCGAGGCGGCGGGAATCAACTTTGCAGACATAATGCAGCGTCGGGGACTGTACCCCGGTGGACCAGAACCAGCCTACGTGCCAGGCATGGAGGCCGCCGGAACCGTTCACGCGACGGGTGATGGTGTCGGATTGAGCGAAGGCGACCGAGTCGTCGGAATGCTCAACGGGGGCGGCTACGCCGAGTACGTGACGGCAAACGCACAGATGCTCTTGCCCATCCCCGACGGGATGAGTTTCGAGGAAGCCGCCGGCTTCCCCGTTCAGTTTCTGACGGCCCACTCCTGTCTGTTCGAGTGGGGCGGCCTCGAGGAAGGCGAATCCGTCCTCATCCAGGCCGCTGCCGGTGGCGTTGGCACGGCTGCGGTCCAGTTGGCCTCGAGAGCGGGCGCGACAGTGTTTGGGACGGCCAGCACGGAGCAGAAACTCGAGCTTGCGGCAGACCTCGGCTGCGATCACCCGATCCAGTACACGGAGACGGACTTCCGTGACGTCGTAGACGCCGAAACGGATGGCGTGGGTGTCGACCTGGTTCTCGAGAGCGTGGGCGACGACGTGTTCGATCACAGCCTCGATGCACTCGCCCACTTCGGTCGACTCGTCACCTACGGGGTTGCCAGCGGCGTCCCCGCGAGTGCACAGAACCAGCGATTGTTGTTCGAGAACAAATCCGTAATCGGATTCCATCTCGGTCAAGCCTCGCGCCACGATCCAAACCGGATCATGAAGGCGATTCCAGACCTGACACAGGGGCTCAGCGACGGCGAACTCGAGGTCATCGTCGGCGAAACCTTCGCCCTCGAGGAGGCGGCCGAGGCGCACCAGTTCATCGAGGACCGAAAGAGTACGGGGAAAGTCGTCCTCGTCCCGTAG